The genomic interval CCAGTCACTACAGCGATGACAAGCGGCGTTTTTGTGAGTTGATTTTGCCATTGGTCGAGGAACCGACTGATTTCGGAAATATCCATGTTGAACCCATTTGCATTTACCGAGGTGCGATTTTATATTGTTTAGCTTTAGGAATTTGAATCGGATTGAGGAATACCAATGCCACAACATAAATCTTGCAAGAAGCGGATGAAAACTGCGAAAATCGCAAACGAAGAAAACCGCGCTGGCAAATCAACCATGAAAAACGTTGTCCGTAAGGTTCTCAGCGCCAAGACGAAGAGTGAAGCCGAACCACTGCTCCGTACTGCGGTCGCAACTTTGGACAAAGTCGCCCAGAAAGGGATTATTCACCGGAACAAAGCCGCGCATGCAAAGTCCCGCTTGGATTTGTATGTAAACAAGCTTTCCTAATTCCCGTTCTTATCGATTGTTGAAGAGGGACGCC from bacterium carries:
- the rpsT gene encoding 30S ribosomal protein S20, which produces MPQHKSCKKRMKTAKIANEENRAGKSTMKNVVRKVLSAKTKSEAEPLLRTAVATLDKVAQKGIIHRNKAAHAKSRLDLYVNKLS